tttatggagtaggaacgtaatagaaaagttaaaaaaaaaaaaggaaaagtcaatcaaaataatgaaaaatataaaaggacaCATGACtcacctaaattgtaattaaagtccttgattataggaatagaagttatggagtgtaatcaaagtctgatcgtttcaaaaaaaaaaattaattgtatccaaaaaataatattatatattgatacccaaaaaataatatatatatatatatatatatatatatataggccggcctatcaggcttataaggctTCTTAATAAGCCTAAGactggtctatttaatttaataggcttttaaaaaaagcGTGAACCTAACCTTTTGATTAAATAGATCAGTTCAAGCCCGACTTTATGTAAGGTCCTAGGTCCCTATAGACTGACCTGACCTATTTTCACCCCTATTTGTTGGTAAACCGGGTAGGTTAAAAACTAGTTGACTTCAAAATATAAGGCCACgaaacaagcaaaacaacaccagaaaaaatactttcataaaaaaatgatttttcacaACAAATTACATTGGTAATTTAAAACTAAACATTTAGAGCTCTAAAAGAATTAATtctttttgattaattattttttaccaaaaagaattaattctttaaaagttttatttgtaGGGAATAATTtggtgattaattatttttttacgtataattttgattataaatgAATTGAAGAATTAGTGactattagagaaaaaaaataaaacatccgTCAGTTATGATGCCTTTTGAAgaagatagaaagaaaaaataattcaatttattaatcACATCATAAACCTGTCTATTTTTGCTAAAGAAACatcaaatttttgttaaaattatgaatcacaatttttatttttgtttctcttttcaaATCCTGCTTTTACATTATActaaaatcctttaaaaaaattgttttttaataaatttctgaGTAAgcatttaaattactttatatataaaatccaTCATAAATTCTCAAGTACTTTAtcgacaaattaaaattttaaatagaaaactTCATTAAGATATCaaattagattattttaaaaaacttgaacTAAAATAACTCAAGACCAAAATCAAGCATAAACTTAAAAGACAGAAAACAAAACTAAACTCCGATTTATTAAGACTTAAGATTATAGTTCTATGttcagtaaaaaaacaaaaaattatagttttatgTAAAAGGGCCAAATTAATTCATGGTCTAGACCTGAAAATTTAGCCCTCCTTGCAGTCCTAATTGATTATTACCATGTGGAGGATACATTGGACAAGTTTTATTAATGAACAATATGGCATGTTTATCTGGTAAGCGTAGATAATTAGTCTGAAACTGACACTCAAAAAACTTTAAGCCAACGTTATGTGAACCAGTCAAATcagtatcataaaaaaaaacagtcaAATCAGTAGGGACCAATCCTAGCAAATTAGACCACCAAAAGGGATTAATTACAAAGGAGAAATGATTTTCTTGTAATTAATATTGCAACTAATATGGCATTGAACAGGAAGCTAGAGAAACATCCTAATGAGGAAAATAGTAgggcaaaacaaaataaaaataatgcccTTCTCTATAACAGAATTTAGCTAAGGGAAATTACCTTGTCACATCTACAACTGTTATGGCAGAGATATTACACGAGAATTACATCAAAACCTTTTAcgtataaaatgataatatgCCGTTCCAAGAATTCAGATGGCCAATTCTCCAGTTGCTGGCTGCACTAATGGTAAATCTTGTTTATCTTGGAACTTTTTCATTCCTTCAATCGTTTAGAATTGGGCATCCTGAAATTGACAAAAGAAAACTAAGATAGACACCCCCTATTATATGAAATACTCACCTGCGCCAAAAACCAAGCTCAAGGTattaaaaattcatcaaatttcaGGATCCTAAATTATTGAAGAAAACATAAAGAAATTGTATAagttgaggaaaaaaaataaccaagaaCATTGAGAGGAAAAGCATAACATAAATAGAAGAGTTCAGGATGAAAAATCCGTGCTTTAACACGCCTAGATAAAATCCGATTTCAAGTTACCTCGGGGAGCTCATACGCTTGTCCATTTGCTGATTAATGGCGTTAGGGGTACTTGACCTAGTCTCAGCATCCAAAGCCTGAAAATCATAGTGAATTGATACAAATAATTACATCTTCATGACATGGTAGGCAGCAATTCACATATCACTAGTAGATCAACTTTAGAATCTGTttggatagaaaattttaattgaaaaaataatttattaaagaatttaaatttttttaatctaaaattcattgtttgaatgttttatatgaaaaatttaaatttttgaaattttaaaataaaattttaaacaactaaaaatgtggaattttaatttccttctaaaaggtgagaaattgaaattttcttcttgaTAGAAGAACCTTCCAAAACGTTTTTGTATTTCCTTTAtaatcttcatcttctctttCACCTGAAAGTTCCCAAAATCCCGTTCTCGAACTCGCAACTCTTTCCTCGTGCCGATGATCCTCCTCTTCTTCAAGAAATCCTGTCTGAGCTCGCAGAGCTTCGATCGGGGACATGTGTAAGGGAACACGTAGAACTGCACCCGTCAGTCAAGAAAGCAACCGTCCGTCATGTCCCGGTTCCTCTGCAACTCCCCATGCCgcatcaatatttttctcttgGAAAACACAACAATCatatcttctcttctctttgtattcattttctttcaccctcagaattttaatttttttttatccaaacataaaattttgaaaataaaaaaatttcaattcaaaattcttagaatttaaaatttctcagaattttaaattctttcatccaaacacactcttaggtGGTAGAATATAGAGCATACCACATAATAAAAATTCCTGAAAACAACCTAATTTAAGTAATATCCTGCAGTACCAATTATTTGAGTCTTTACTCCTTACAAATTCCATGTATCAACCCTTAGAGACCGCTGTTATGAAAATAATTCAACCCACAACATAAACTCAAGGAAAAAGTAATTGATTCCTTCTTGTATTCCCAATTGAACTGGAAAGCAACAATATAATTTAGAAGCATGCAATAGCAATATGGCTAAAACAATAACAAGGGAGTACTTGGATAATGGGTAGATACCAGGGACTGATTATACCAAGCCATTACCTTATAAGCAGGAATTTAAGAAGCCTGTCTAAGACAGCAGTAGCAGTCGTGAAGCCAGTTCACTCCCCATTCAGTGATTTAGCCTTCACATTGATGCTACACAATTCCATAAACAACGTGATTTCTCTATACAACCACTTCCATCTGGAATTTCTAGTCCACATACCCCTTATCCAAGCATCACCTATTTCCTTAAACAAACAAGTCAAATCAACtaccaaaaacataaaagatactCACCTCAGAAGCATTTTCTCTAGACACTCCATCTTCTGGTTGCGGTTCACTGGATTCTGGATTGATCACATCCCACAAGAAACCATTGTCACATCCAAGAGAAAGCTTGTCAAAATCTTTATCGACAGCTCTACATTGAGGCTCCACATGTGCCACATACTTCTCTGTAATTCCATACACCAAAAAACACATTCAGTAGTTAATATAATTCCAATAAAGAAAAGGCCAAAAAGCTAGTTACATTTATAACAATGAGATAAACAATCTTTGTTAATCAACCATCACACACTTAGCCATCATTCACCAATCACCAGTAGCATGCGCAGAAGCATTTCCTCACGCCCAGACAATAAAGTGCAAAAGAATACTTACCTCTTGAGCCATGTTTGCTGATAATTACTAGATGTGTGATCATGTACAATCATGGAGCCAAGACTAAGGATGCAAGAAAGTAACTGAAAGATACCAACAGATACTCTTCAATTTGAACTCACTCCTATTTGTTCTACATAATTCAATAGTTACTATTTCACAAATCACCAAAATAAAGAATCTCAGAACTGTTCTATGCATAGTGCTGGAAGGGCATAGCCATATTCAGATACTTGTTATCAAGCAACAAGTAAATGCTATCTCTgtaaccaaaatgaagaaaggaaaTTTTCAACCTATTCCCTTAACCAATAATGTCTCACCAAATGCAGCAACAATATCTTACCTATCAATCCGTATCATATTATTGACTGACTATTTATATCCCTATGTTCCAAAAATTTTGTCTTCATTACAAAGGAACAAATGCTATACAAACAATATAATCAGAACACAATTTTGGAATTGGCTCAAACAATTGCTGTTTACCTGCTAAACTACGAAGAGCATTCTCTGCAGCTTGTTGTTGAGCATCCTTCCTTGTCCTACCCATACCAACACCTATTTTCTCACCAGTGAATAGTACCTAAACCCAGGCACAAGACAAATTTACAGCACAGGTTATGAATCAATTAAAACAGAGAAGACCAAAACTTATTTCAGATCCAAGAGTAACaaaaattcaagagttcaaaacCAATAATCAAATAATGCATATAATACAACTCATGCTACATAAACAAAGAGTAATGCAATCATAtaacaaaaatgttaaataaggCGTGCATAAAGaggcataataataataataataataataataataataataagaagaagaagaagaaaaaaaaagagagatataacttTCACTGACCTCCACTGAAAACTGCAAGTCTTTGCTGGTGCTTAAAATAGACTTAAATTCAACCTGTAATCGAAAAACATGAAATTGTACTTCAAGAAAAACAGATAAAAATTCAGTTAGGTGCAAAAGTCATGCATACCTTAGAGTTACACCGCCTCCCAATTTCTTGCAGCACTTGAATAGATAGAGGGGATAAGAAGTTCATTTTTCCAGCTTcatgttgaaaatctttgcTGTTAGAAGAGGCATGATTCTGAGATATCCCATCCTCTGCAAAAACTTAGGTCAATAACACAACACAGAACAGCAATTATATAGGcagcaatgaaaataaaatgctaACGAGAACTTAGAAACAAGCTTGTCCCAGTATCTGGGATTTTTCCAGCCCTACAAACTAGGAGATATGGTTGGATAATTCAACAAGGCCAACATTAGAATCTACCAAATGATATGAAGTtacaaaggaaaaatgaaagaaaacacccaacaacaacaatagcctTTTTCCCACTAggcaaaaggaagaaaacaACCACAAAGAAAAAATGCATTCATGCACAACTTCAGCTCTCTCCAATCCAAAGTGTATAAAATGAGTATTCCTTGTAAAGTCAATTTCCTAATTTTATCATTGAAGGAAGGAAGTGAATCATAAAGAAGGCGTGGTTGGCCTCTGGCTTGGGCCCTAAGCTCTGAAAGCAATGGAATATTTTCTCTGTTTCACCCATGTCTTTTTTGATTGTTTAGGGATATTTCACTGTTAATTTGTAACATCTTGCTGCAATATTCAATATTCAATTATTAGCAGTTGGTTTTCTTTTTGAGTTCAATCAAAACAGAGTGGACTATGTTAACACAAAATCAGAGCATGAAGGGTGATGCTCCAACACCATTCACAGAAAGCAGAAGGGAAAAATAGAAAGTGGGGACATCCAAAAGGTGAAATACAAAGCATTCATGGGTCTATTTTTTAACATGTACAAGATACATGCTACTAAACTATGTAATACTATTTCTGATTTAACACTTGATCTTTCAAACAGTACATCAAAACTATATTAAtaccaatataaaaactcattaaataatcatggaaaatatttatagtagccaaatacaaacTGGCCCTTATTCcattcacacacacacagttCATCATACTTAATAAGAGTGTCAAATAAGATTCAAAGGctttaaataagaatatatcAAGAAAATAAACATTACCTGATGATAGCTGAGACTTAGATGGAACAATCTGCCTCTGCAAATCAGAAACAGAAGTTGCCTGCATATAAGCAATATTTTCAACACAGGAAATTTTACAGTACtccaaaaaaacacttcaaatATTGTCAAAAATGGGAAGCAACAAAATGCTCATTGACAAACCTCTTCAGCCTTTAGTTGTGATGCTTGTGGGAGTAAAACATTGGGGGATGAACCTATGACACTATTAGAAAATGGTTTCTGTTGAGCCTGATGCTTATCGGACTTTATTACATTAGATTCTTTAACAGATGCAGAAGGCCAACTATTGGTCTGACTTCTGCTGGCTATATCATCTTCTACCAACCCACCTCCAAATGGCTGCATCAAAGATGGTGATGCTTGATTAGGTGGCCTCAATATCAGAGGAGGTTCAGCTGAAATTTGACCTCTTATATCTGGACCATGCCTCATGCCTAaaagtccttttctcatgtcaTAATCACGATCAACAGAGTTGCCATCATGCTTGACAGGAGGTCCAAGCAAACCAGGTTCTGAGACAAGGATGGGGAAAATACCATGAAAATAAAGCACATTTTTGCAAAACTAGAATATAGAAACCCTAAAATAGCATAATCTGTGCCGTACTCTGAGAAGGAATCagtgttcttgaagatccaggGCCGGTGACATTTGAAATAATACCAGCAGTTGGCTGAGAGGTTTCATGTCTGAATTCAACACTGTTTGTCATGGGTCGGGTGGATAAATCAACAGAAAACTTATCATCCTGAAAAGAAtaacacaaaatatataaaaaataaaataaattattgtagtATCTACAAATGTTCCATGCACAAACAATACTACTGGCCAAAACACATCACAGAGACAACACGAAAGCCACTACCAAGAATTActtgaaagtttgaaaatacATTGCTACAACAAGACCAGAAATAACACATTGAAAACCAAGGAAACTTACAGGTTGGCTTAACCTCCGTTCAACTTCTGCACCATTCATTCCTTCACTGAAGGGGGCATTAGCATTACCATTTGGTACATCCTGTCATCCAGTGAACATGGTGATATCAGAGCAACAGATAAACAAGCATCTACAAACAGGAAGATAATAGCACATCATCACGGATGGCTaattatcatcaataaattaTGAAGCACACATCTAATGCAGTAATACCTCAGACATCAAATAGTTGCTGACATCCGGAGGATGAGGTAGAAGTCCAATATCATCTTCAAAGAAGATTTCAGCAATTCTTTGTAATAAACTCTCATCAAACTCTCTGAGAACGTGGCAAATTAATTATAGCCATAGTGGGAATAATATTTGAGCCAATAAAACACTCAATCATATAACTTACTTGAAAAAACAACCTCTGACATTGCATGCAACATTTCTTGCTACACATAGGACTGGGACAGCATTGGCTGTctaataaagaaaagaatataCTAAAGTCTCTATCAAgaatatttagaaaataaaattaaaaaaattgcaataaTATACATAAACCTGCACCTCTGCTTGAGGAGCATAATAAGGAGTAAAGGCAGGCACCACATGAACCCTAGGCTGGTCCTTGTCTACCCAGACCTTTGACCGATCATCAATCACCATTGCCATCTTGGGATGGCAGACACCatcttggaaaacatttagTAAAGATTTTCGGGAGCCTGGAAATTATTCCATACAGAAATGAATAACAGCAAGAAGAAATTACAACTATAAGAAGCAATAAGACAAAATAAAGCAAATTACCTACAAAAACAAACTTGTGCCCTTTATATTTGTTACACAACCAACAAGAccccataaaaaaaaatgttttaagaggtagataagatttcaaattaagtttcatttcaaaattgtgtatcatgttaaaggtgattcaaagaagGTTCAAATAGTTAGGAAATAATAGAAACAATACCTGATTTGACACAAATCACACGATTAAGGACTTGCTTTAAACCTATAAGATGTGCCCCAGGGTCAAGAAGCCTCCATATTTCCAAAGCATAATCCCTTTCAGCCATAGTACAAACATATACTTCAAACCTCTTGCGTCCTTTAGCTGTTAAATAGCTTCTTAAATCGTCCCAAGCAGGTCGTAATCTCACTAATACACTAGTATCACGTATCTATGAGAAAAAACAAGCAGTGAGACACAAAATCTCTGCATATCAGAAGGGTTCCAAATATTTAGGTGTAATTAATAACCACATTACATGCCAAGaaattcatacaaaaaaatGACAAGTTTTACACAGTATTTGTGTACTATCTAGAGACATGGAACAAACTCACAAAGATGAATAACAATGCTAAACTACAACAAAACTATACATAATAGATCCattaagaaaaccaaaaaagcTGCCCAAGTAAATTGATAGCATATACATTCATAAACAAGGACAAGCACATGCAAGAATCAGTAACCACTGGgcaatttaatcaataatagtTAGCCCCCTTGACACTCAGCAACATTAACTCAACATTTTTTCGCAActgaaagaaaatttgaaggTATATGAAGCTGATTTCATTTATACaggcaaaaaatataaacaagcaAAAGCTGAAACTGTAAACAAGAGAGAATCAACACGATGTTAAAATGTAAAACTCTTAAATGACTAATTATCCAAAATACAAGATCATAGAAAGCAGAATATATCACATATCAATAAAACCCAAAATAATGTCATTCTTTGTCTCTCTCCTATGTTGGTGATAACACATTCCTAATTCAGTCAAAAATTACTGAGTAAAACTCTACTCTTCTAAATCCAAATCTCTGAAAAGTGAATCCTTATATCTGAGTAAAAGCAAGAATGAAGTGAATAGACAAACCAATTTAAAACCTATGTTTATCCAAGCCAAAGTTGTGTGTACTTTACCCATATATACCCATTCAATTTGATTGTGCACTCACTCCCCGCACAGAAGTGTTATTGTGCGACCCATAAACGAGTACAAGAGGGGTTTGCGAACAATTATTCCAGAAGATTTACTACTCTCCCCAGCTCCTCTTTCATTCTTTAAAAGGTTAGAAATTGCAGTTGCATTGTGCTCTGATGCAGCCCAATGCAATCCACAATCAGAGGCCAAATGCAGCTACAGCAGTCGTTACAGCCACATGCAATCCATTTCATCACTTCAATCCCATCTAACAATTTTCATAAATCAGCCACATCACCACACTAAGATTGCCCTCAGCAAATTTCGAAGTTTCAATCCCATCTAACAATTTTCATAAATCAGGCACAACACCCCACTATGCTCAGTCTCAGCAAATTTCACCTATTCCCAAAACCCCAAACTTCACCTCATCAAATTTTACCAATTCCCAAAACCCCAAACTTAAACCCTAAAAACCCTATCGAGCAATCTCCCCCCACCATTCACCCTCCCTCAAAAACCCAAACACCACAAAAACTAACCAACAACCAAAATCAAACAGAAACACAACACTTAATACTCAATCAACAATAACCACAAACCTCAGGATTAATCCTCGTGAGGACAATATTCCTCTCCTGCAACCGTACAACCGGCCGAACCAGTTTCTCGTGGCTACCAGACAGCGGTGGCGCCTCCTCCATCTGAACCTTATACACTTTCCCGTTATCAACAACAGTGTCACTCTCCGCGTACTGCTTGAGCAACAACCTGTCCTCGAGGTACCTCTTAAGCTCTGAGGACATCCCCTGCACCCGCAACGGATCGGTCTCACGCGAAAGCCACCCCCTCAGGGCCTCAATCCTATCCTCGAATGACTTCATCGTGTTCGCCACGATGAGCGTCTCGTCCAAATCGAAGACAATCGCGAGACACCGCAGGTTCAGCATCCCCAAGCACGCGTCGTAGAGCCCCAACGGCACCGCGAAGCACCAGAAGCACGGGAACTTCTTCCTCTTGCTCGGCATCGAAACGAGGTGAATCTCCTCGTCgttcaccaccaccaccgccgTCTAAAACGCACCGTTTTATCAGAAAACACTAAAACTACACAAATATATTCAATTCGTTTGTTTAttcatgaattaattaataattagtttataatttGTTGATGATAACCTTCATTTCGTAGAAGCAACTGGCGTGGATGGCGATTAGTTCCTTCTGTTCAGTGGCGACTGAGGAATCGAGCTTGCAGCGGACGTTGAATGCGGCAACGGTTTGGAGGATCGAGAGCGGAGGGCAGCGCTCGCTCTTCGCGCTGAAGTGGTGGATGCGAATCTCGTTGTTCGGGAAGCGGAAGTTGTTGTGAAACGACGTCGTCGTCGTCAACGACGACGGAGGAATCACATCTAGTTCGCCGATGTGCTTGTCGCCGTCGTACACCTCGTGCTTGAACCCTAAACGACTCATCTTACCCTCCCTCGCGCGCGAAATGCTTCAAGAAACAAAAACGACGACGGTGGAGACAAAACGCAAGAGAATGCTCAGGAAATAAGATTGAGAGGTTTGCGCAGATTTGTGAATGTCGTTTTGCTCTTTCGTTCTCTGGTTCTCATCATCGCAAACTcacactctctttctctctctattacAGTGTCTCTGAAACTCAGAGCATTCTCTCTTTCTCAGTCCgtgtctttctctctctagccTGCGAATTTCAAACCATTACAGTGCTTGGATATTTATAGGCCGGGAAGGGGGTTCGGTTGAACAGAGGATGTGTGAGATTACTGATGTGTCCCGATTGGCTTGCCTGGGGTGATGTTAAGTACACGGTGGGGACGAATGATGAGACATTGAATAGCATCTACTAATACTTTACATCGCGCGAAGAAGTgggttatatttttgttatccaTCTTAATTTTTCGTATCATATTAATAATTGCATAGAGTTGGTGTTATAAGGTTAGCTCCtgtgaaaaaatttatatttttttattttttttacatcaacGATCGTTATCTATTAAGGATTAATTCGATATAATAAGTTAAGAAATATATGtggtaaaataaaaagttttcaaataaaaaaatttaatttttaatttctcaaaaaattaaaattactttttttaatcctCAGTTCAAATTTGAGAAActaaaaagatataatttttttatttgagaagaaaaagtaaaataaaaaaaagcatttatcCTATTTTAACTATGAATGTGCATGTTGGTAGGTATTTTTTCCCTTTCTAgacttttttctaattaattcacATCTTTTAGAAATGTTTATTAATATAGTTACttgcattaaattttttaaaatttatattatcttgCAAAAATTACCTTAAAGTTATTGAAACTcataatttatatcttttcacttaattaattaatgtgtaataatattcttatttaatccttataagagaaataatatatttatctttttagtacatagcatttattataaataattaagagaatttgagtaaaaaaataagttaatgcaaaaaataactttaaaaaaatcttataaaaagaaacaaataaaattaaaaaaaaatcttaatttagaTATAGTAATAAATCTTTATTACTTTGTTgcaaaaataagataagataaagaaaaatactaacaatatattttaaaagaaggaACTAACAATATATTTTCCTAAGGGACTTTTGACCATACCctaaaatttattacaaatcataaaatttggtaacttttacttttcattagatgaattttaactaattttatactatttttatttcatttttatttattagactCAAATACCTAATTAACGGAGATTAATAAGGATTATCTCTTTTATAAAGGATTACATAAAATGACTAGCACACAttaattaagtgaaaaaaaataattaagtgaaaagaTAGAGAGATTATGAGTCTCAATAATTTGAAGgatattttttgcaaaataataCAAGTTATAACAAGTTTAATGTTGTACTAACTTTATTAAAGAACTTTTATAAAgagtgtaaattaattaaaagagtatTTAGGAACAAAGATAGTAGTTTGTAGTAATAAATTTGGTCTaaatttaggtttttttttttactattattggtattaatatttttctctctcttctaaatgtttgttgatataacattttttttatctagggATAATTTagttcaaaaataattaatgcaaaagACATTATGAATTGagtcttataaaaaagaataaacaccatttttaatttggatcttataaatataaatggaggtaataatttttgataaattttaatcaatcatAGAATGTATATTTAAATGAATGTGTCGTGAGAATGTATTACTATTTATTATTACTCCCCTATATTTAAAATGTCAAgaacattaaaagaaaaagtaatgtAGAAGTTGTTGATAAATATTGGTGCACTCCGTAAAGATAAGACTCATAATCTTATAAGAGTGTGAGTTTAAATCATTGTTGATGTGAAAATCTTATTTGTAGACAATCAGTTAATACCTCCATAAGCATTCAATAAGCTTTGAAAAGTAATGTAGAAGCTATTGACAAATATTGGTACAGTTGATAAATATTAGACTCATAATCTTACAAGAGTGGAGTTGATAAATATTAGACTCATAATCTTACAAGAGTGTGAGTTTGAATCattgttaatataaaaat
This region of Glycine max cultivar Williams 82 chromosome 7, Glycine_max_v4.0, whole genome shotgun sequence genomic DNA includes:
- the LOC100777842 gene encoding RNA polymerase II C-terminal domain phosphatase-like 2 isoform X3, giving the protein MSRLGFKHEVYDGDKHIGELDVIPPSSLTTTTSFHNNFRFPNNEIRIHHFSAKSERCPPLSILQTVAAFNVRCKLDSSVATEQKELIAIHASCFYEMKTAVVVVNDEEIHLVSMPSKRKKFPCFWCFAVPLGLYDACLGMLNLRCLAIVFDLDETLIVANTMKSFEDRIEALRGWLSRETDPLRVQGMSSELKRYLEDRLLLKQYAESDTVVDNGKVYKVQMEEAPPLSGSHEKLVRPVVRLQERNIVLTRINPEIRDTSVLVRLRPAWDDLRSYLTAKGRKRFEVYVCTMAERDYALEIWRLLDPGAHLIGLKQVLNRVICVKSGSRKSLLNVFQDGVCHPKMAMVIDDRSKVWVDKDQPRVHVVPAFTPYYAPQAETANAVPVLCVARNVACNVRGCFFKEFDESLLQRIAEIFFEDDIGLLPHPPDVSNYLMSEDVPNGNANAPFSEGMNGAEVERRLSQPDDKFSVDLSTRPMTNSVEFRHETSQPTAGIISNVTGPGSSRTLIPSQKPGLLGPPVKHDGNSVDRDYDMRKGLLGMRHGPDIRGQISAEPPLILRPPNQASPSLMQPFGGGLVEDDIASRSQTNSWPSASVKESNVIKSDKHQAQQKPFSNSVIGSSPNVLLPQASQLKAEERQIVPSKSQLSSEDGISQNHASSNSKDFQHEAGKMNFLSPLSIQVLQEIGRRCNSKVEFKSILSTSKDLQFSVEVLFTGEKIGVGMGRTRKDAQQQAAENALRSLAEKYVAHVEPQCRAVDKDFDKLSLGCDNGFLWDVINPESSEPQPEDGVSRENASEALDAETRSSTPNAINQQMDKRMSSPRILKFDEFLIP
- the LOC100777842 gene encoding RNA polymerase II C-terminal domain phosphatase-like 2 isoform X7: MSRLGFKHEVYDGDKHIGELDVIPPSSLTTTTSFHNNFRFPNNEIRIHHFSAKSERCPPLSILQTVAAFNVRCKLDSSVATEQKELIAIHASCFYEMKIRDTSVLVRLRPAWDDLRSYLTAKGRKRFEVYVCTMAERDYALEIWRLLDPGAHLIGLKQVLNRVICVKSGSRKSLLNVFQDGVCHPKMAMVIDDRSKVWVDKDQPRVHVVPAFTPYYAPQAETANAVPVLCVARNVACNVRGCFFKEFDESLLQRIAEIFFEDDIGLLPHPPDVSNYLMSEDVPNGNANAPFSEGMNGAEVERRLSQPDDKFSVDLSTRPMTNSVEFRHETSQPTAGIISNVTGPGSSRTLIPSQKPGLLGPPVKHDGNSVDRDYDMRKGLLGMRHGPDIRGQISAEPPLILRPPNQASPSLMQPFGGGLVEDDIASRSQTNSWPSASVKESNVIKSDKHQAQQKPFSNSVIGSSPNVLLPQASQLKAEEATSVSDLQRQIVPSKSQLSSEDGISQNHASSNSKDFQHEAGKMNFLSPLSIQVLQEIGRRCNSKVEFKSILSTSKDLQFSVEVLFTGEKIGVGMGRTRKDAQQQAAENALRSLAEKYVAHVEPQCRAVDKDFDKLSLGCDNGFLWDVINPESSEPQPEDGVSRENASEALDAETRSSTPNAINQQMDKRMSSPRILKFDEFLIP
- the LOC100777842 gene encoding RNA polymerase II C-terminal domain phosphatase-like 2 isoform X1, with the protein product MSRLGFKHEVYDGDKHIGELDVIPPSSLTTTTSFHNNFRFPNNEIRIHHFSAKSERCPPLSILQTVAAFNVRCKLDSSVATEQKELIAIHASCFYEMKTAVVVVNDEEIHLVSMPSKRKKFPCFWCFAVPLGLYDACLGMLNLRCLAIVFDLDETLIVANTMKSFEDRIEALRGWLSRETDPLRVQGMSSELKRYLEDRLLLKQYAESDTVVDNGKVYKVQMEEAPPLSGSHEKLVRPVVRLQERNIVLTRINPEIRDTSVLVRLRPAWDDLRSYLTAKGRKRFEVYVCTMAERDYALEIWRLLDPGAHLIGLKQVLNRVICVKSGSRKSLLNVFQDGVCHPKMAMVIDDRSKVWVDKDQPRVHVVPAFTPYYAPQAETANAVPVLCVARNVACNVRGCFFKEFDESLLQRIAEIFFEDDIGLLPHPPDVSNYLMSEDVPNGNANAPFSEGMNGAEVERRLSQPDDKFSVDLSTRPMTNSVEFRHETSQPTAGIISNVTGPGSSRTLIPSQKPGLLGPPVKHDGNSVDRDYDMRKGLLGMRHGPDIRGQISAEPPLILRPPNQASPSLMQPFGGGLVEDDIASRSQTNSWPSASVKESNVIKSDKHQAQQKPFSNSVIGSSPNVLLPQASQLKAEEATSVSDLQRQIVPSKSQLSSEDGISQNHASSNSKDFQHEAGKMNFLSPLSIQVLQEIGRRCNSKVEFKSILSTSKDLQFSVEVLFTGEKIGVGMGRTRKDAQQQAAENALRSLAEKYVAHVEPQCRAVDKDFDKLSLGCDNGFLWDVINPESSEPQPEDGVSRENASEALDAETRSSTPNAINQQMDKRMSSPRILKFDEFLIP